The sequence AATTATTTTTAGAGAGGTTGCAATGCAACCTCTCTAAAAATAATAGACATCTCCAAAAATTAATTCCGCGTTACCCATAATCCTTGGTAGGGGCGAACAACCGTTCGCCCTTACATCATTTCTGGAGATGTCTAATGGCTACTTGGGCTGAATTGGTGTCAAGGCTACACCTTTGTAATAGTGTCCCAAAATCTGCAGATGGTTAGCGCCTCGCTGGGCGAGATTATAAGCGCCCCACTGACTCATACCTAAACCATGACCGTAGCCTAGTCCTTGGAGAACAAAACTTCCGTCAGCTCCCTTATTGACTTGAAAACGGGTACTTTTCAACCGGAGTGCAGTCCGGACATCTTCACCTTGTAGTATTTTAGTGCCCTGATCGCCAACGATTCGGAGAGCTTTGACGCTACGGAAAGGTGATAATGCTTCCGCAACTATATCTTTGACGTTACCGACACCAGCAATTCTGGAGCCGATTTCATTGGGAGAGAAGGTTCTGACCCAGTTGCACTCGCGGATATTTTGGTCGTAGTCTTGAACCGCGCGTAGGTAGGGGAGAGTATTTCCCCAAACATCTTCAACATTCTCTGTGTGTCCCCCAGAACAAGCGTGGAAGACTGAGAGAATGATTTTGTTGTTGTAAGTTAATACTTGCCCTGCGGTAGTATCTACTGCAGCATAAGTATTGGGAGATTCACTGATAATGCCTTTGTAAATTTGCCAGCGATCTGGGCTATCACCTAAATCATAAATGGGGTTACTGGTGCGCTGTTTTTCCCGTTCGTAGAGGGCGTAGGTACGGGCGGCGATCGCTTGAGCTTTGAGTGCTTCTTGAGGCCAGCGGGCGTCCATTTCGCCGCCAATCACGCTGTAGAGATACTCTTCTAGGTCTACCCAGTTCACGGCCGTTAAGCCTTTTTGTGTGGGAATCACCAGAGTTCTACCGCGATACCAGCGATCGCCAATATAAACAAATCCTTTACCTGTTGGCTCAATCCAAAATAAACCAGATTGCCATTTATCTAAAGCCACTCCACCGGGGATAGCTTGGGCATAAAATGAACTTTTAGCTGGTAATTGTCCGAGACTACGACCAGTACTATCTTTGACCGTAGCAGTCGTAGAACTACCAACTCTTACTTGATTCACATCTCTCTCTATGGCTACACGCAAAATTACGGACGCTTGCGCTGGCGCCACTAACACAAACCATAAGCAGATACCCACCCACCAATGGCGTTCTTTGATCTGGGAAAATAAAGAGCTGAATAACAGTTGGAATTTCATGCTGCTCGTGTAATCACATCAGTATCTATTTGACGCTTATCCATCCAGTAGTTTCCCATAGATAGTCAACTGAAGGATGAAGTATGAAGTATGTAGACGCGGAGCGGCTTGCCGCAGGCTAGGATGAAGAAGCGGAGCGGTCAGGGAGTCGCAAGCTGGGATAAA is a genomic window of Fortiea contorta PCC 7126 containing:
- a CDS encoding SpoIID/LytB domain-containing protein, with product MKFQLLFSSLFSQIKERHWWVGICLWFVLVAPAQASVILRVAIERDVNQVRVGSSTTATVKDSTGRSLGQLPAKSSFYAQAIPGGVALDKWQSGLFWIEPTGKGFVYIGDRWYRGRTLVIPTQKGLTAVNWVDLEEYLYSVIGGEMDARWPQEALKAQAIAARTYALYEREKQRTSNPIYDLGDSPDRWQIYKGIISESPNTYAAVDTTAGQVLTYNNKIILSVFHACSGGHTENVEDVWGNTLPYLRAVQDYDQNIRECNWVRTFSPNEIGSRIAGVGNVKDIVAEALSPFRSVKALRIVGDQGTKILQGEDVRTALRLKSTRFQVNKGADGSFVLQGLGYGHGLGMSQWGAYNLAQRGANHLQILGHYYKGVALTPIQPK